A genomic window from Nicotiana sylvestris chromosome 11, ASM39365v2, whole genome shotgun sequence includes:
- the LOC104231007 gene encoding NAC domain-containing protein 21/22-like, with protein MSSSSLSMVESKLPPGFRFHPRDEELICDYLMNKVAGSGSESDRHYPLLIEVDLNKSEPWEIPEVACVGGKEWYFYSQRDRKYATGLRTNRATISGYWKATGKDRAIMRKGSCLVGMRKTLVFYQGRAPKGRKTDWVMHEFRLETTPPHISSIKEDWVLCRVFHKNKELLATKQGAGSSIYHEHDTISSSSLPPLMDPYITFDQTQPNNININTINMNELYYEQVPCFSIFNPNQTFSSHSHHLPTTTTAGATGAFGGLPADIGTYLNAAATSSSCENKVIKAVLSHLNIMEGSHNNINNPAHNIVNIKAGGSPTSFGEGSSETSFLSEVGLTTMWNNHY; from the exons ATGAGTAGCAGCAGCCTGAGTATGGTGGAATCCAAATTACCACCAGGATTCAGATTCCATCCCAGAGATGAAGAACTTATTTGCGATTACTTAATGAACAAGGTTGCTGGTTCTGGTTCTGAATCCGACCGACACTACCCTCTTCTCATCGAAGTTGACCTTAACAAATCCGAGCCTTGGGAGATTCCTG AAGTGGCATGTGTTGGAGGGAAGGAATGGTACTTCTACAGCCAACGTGACAGAAAATACGCGACGGGACTGCGAACAAACAGGGCGACAATATCGGGATATTGGAAGGCAACGGGAAAAGATAGGGCAATCATGAGAAAAGGAAGCTGTCTTGTGGGAATGAGGAAAACCCTAGTTTTCTACCAAGGCAGAGCTCCTAAAGGAAGAAAAACTGATTGGGTCATGCATGAGTTCCGCCTCGAAACTACTCCCCCTCATATTTCTTCCATCAAG GAGGATTGGGTGTTATGCCGAGTATTCCACAAGAATAAGGAATTACTTGCTACCAAACAAGGAGCAGGAAGCAGCATCTATCATGAACATGACACGATAAGCTCTTCATCTCTACCGCCATTAATGGATCCTTATATCACTTTTGACCAAACACAGCCTAACAATATTAATATCAATACTATTAATATGAATGAATTATATTATGAGCAAGTGCCCTGCTTCTCCATTTTCAACCCTAACCAAACTTTCAGCTCCCACAGCCACCACCTCCCCACTACTACCACCGCCGGAGCTACCGGTGCATTCGGCGGTTTGCCAGCTGATATTGGAACGTACTTAAATGCAGCCGCAACTTCCTCTTCGTGTGAGAACAAAGTAATAAAAGCTGTTTTAAGTCATCTGAATATTATGGAAGGTAGTCATAACAATATTAATAACCCTGCCCATAATATTGTGAACATAAAAGCAGGAGGTTCTCCTACAAGCTTTGGGGAAGGAAGTTCTGAAACTAGCTTCTTGTCTGAGGTGGGCTTGACTACAATGTGGAACAATCATTATTGA